The Pseudomonas sp. MPC6 nucleotide sequence TGGCCTGGCTGCGCCGCGAAGCCTTTGGCTTTGTGTTCCAGGGTTATCACCTGATTCCCTCCGGCTCGGCCCAGGAAAACGTCGAGATGCCGGCGATCTATGCCGGTATTCCGGCGGCCGAACGCCACGCCCGCGCCGCCGCCCTGCTCGACCGCCTCGGGCTGGCCTCGCGCACCGGCAACCGCCCGCATCAACTCTCCGGCGGCCAGCAGCAACGGGTGTCCATCGCCCGCGCCTTGATGAACGGCGGGCACATCATCCTCGCCGATGAACCCACCGGCGCCCTCGACAGCCACAGCGGCGCCGAGGTCATGACCCTGCTCGACGAACTGGCGAGCCAGGGCCATGTGGTGATTCTCATCACCCACGACCGCGAAGTCGCGGCCCGGGCCAAACGCATCATCGAAATTCGCGACGGGCTGATCATCAGCGACAGCGCCGTGGACCACCCTGAAGCACAGATGTCCGCCAATCCCGGCGCGTTGCAGGCAGTGGACCTGCGCAAGCGCCTCAGCGAAGGCGCCGAAGCCACCGGTGCCTGGAAAGGCGAGCTGGTGGATGCGGTGCAGGCGGCCTGGCGGGTGATGTGGATCAACCGCTTTCGCACCGCGCTGACGTTGCTCGGGATCATCATCGGCGTCGCGTCGGTGGTGGTGATGCTGGCGGTCGGTGAAGGCAGCAAGCGCCAGGTGATGGCGCAGATGGGCGCGTTCGGTTCCAACATCATATATCTCAGCGGCTCGTCACCGAACCCACGCACGCCATTGGGCATCGTCACCCTGGACGACGTTGCCGCCGTGGCCAGCCTGCCGCAGGTGACACGGATCATGCCGGTCAACGGCCAGGAAGCCGGGGTGCGCTTCGGCAACCTCGACCACTTGAGCTACGTCGGCGGCAACGACACCAACTTCCCGGCGATCTTCAACTGGCCGGTGGTCGAAGGCAGCTATTTCACCCAGGAAGATGAACGCAATGCTGCAGCGGTCGCGGTGATCGGGCACAAGGTCCGCACCAAGCTGCTCAAGGATGTGGCCAACCCTATCGGTCAGTACATCCTGATCGAGAACGTGCCGTTCCAGGTGGTCGGGGTGCTCGCCGAAAAAGGCGCCAGTTCCGGCGACTCCGACAGCGACGACCGCATCGCCATCCCCTACTCCGCCGCCAGCGTGCGGCTGTTCGGCACCTACAACCCGGAATACGTGGCCGTCGCCGCCGCCGACGCGCGCAAGGTCAAGGAGACGGAACACGCCATCGAGCAGTTGATGCTGCGCCTGCACAACGGCAAAAAGGATTTCGAACTGACCAACAATGCGGCGATGATCCAGGCCGAAGCGCGCACGCAAAATACCCTGTCGTTGATGCTCGGCTCGATTGCCGCGATATCCCTGCTGGTGGGTGGCATCGGGGTGATGAACATCATGTTGATGACCGTGCGCGAACGCACCCGCGAGATCGGCATTCGCATGGCCACCGGCGCCCGCCAGCGGGACATCCTGCGCCAGTTCCTCACCGAAGCGGTGATGCTCTCGGTGGTCGGCGGCCTCGCCGGGATCGCCCTGGCGCTGATCGTCGGCGGCGTGCTGATCTTGAGCGAAGTCGCGGTCGCGTTCTCCTTGATAGCGGTGCTCGGCGCCTTCGGCTGCGCCCTGGTCACCGGTGTTGTCTTCGGCTTCATGCCGGCCCGCAAAGCTGCCCGGCTCGACCCGGTCACGGCCCTTACCAGTGAATGATCTCTTGATGAAGCCGCACTTAAGTTTGCTGAGCCTTTGCCTGTTGCTTGGCGCCTGTGGCAGCCCCGCCCAGCGTCCGGACAGCGGCATCCAGCCGCCTTCGTCCTGGCAATCGCCCCACTCGCAACAGGCCACGCACAGTAACCTGCAATGGTGGACGCAATTCGGCAGCCCGGCGCTTGATCGCCTGATCGAACAAGCCCGGGTCGGTAGCTACGACCTGGCCGCCGCCATCGCCCGGGTACGCCAGGCCCAGGCCGATACGGTGATTGCCGGCGGCTCACTGCTGCCGGAAGTCACTGCCGCGCTGAATGCCAATCGGCAAAAATTGCTGCGAGGCAATGGCTACAGCCAACTCGACGCCGACAGCAGCAACAAGGCGGTGGATTACTTCGACGCCAACCTCAGCGCCAGTTACGAGATCGATTTCTGGGGCGGCCAACGGGCCTCCCGCGACAGCGCGCAATTCGGTTTGCGGGCGAGCGAATTCGATCAGGCGACGGTGGAGTTGACGCTGCTCAGCGGTGTTGCCAACAGCTACGCGCAAGCCTTGTCATTGCGCGAGCAACACCGCATTGCCGGGTTGAACCTGGCCAACGCGCAGAATGTCCTGAAACTGGTGCAG carries:
- a CDS encoding MacB family efflux pump subunit, translating into MLTPLIELQDIRKAYGGGDSPEVHVLRGIDLSIHAGEFVAIVGASGSGKSTLMNILGCLDRPTSGEYRFAGENVAALDSDELAWLRREAFGFVFQGYHLIPSGSAQENVEMPAIYAGIPAAERHARAAALLDRLGLASRTGNRPHQLSGGQQQRVSIARALMNGGHIILADEPTGALDSHSGAEVMTLLDELASQGHVVILITHDREVAARAKRIIEIRDGLIISDSAVDHPEAQMSANPGALQAVDLRKRLSEGAEATGAWKGELVDAVQAAWRVMWINRFRTALTLLGIIIGVASVVVMLAVGEGSKRQVMAQMGAFGSNIIYLSGSSPNPRTPLGIVTLDDVAAVASLPQVTRIMPVNGQEAGVRFGNLDHLSYVGGNDTNFPAIFNWPVVEGSYFTQEDERNAAAVAVIGHKVRTKLLKDVANPIGQYILIENVPFQVVGVLAEKGASSGDSDSDDRIAIPYSAASVRLFGTYNPEYVAVAAADARKVKETEHAIEQLMLRLHNGKKDFELTNNAAMIQAEARTQNTLSLMLGSIAAISLLVGGIGVMNIMLMTVRERTREIGIRMATGARQRDILRQFLTEAVMLSVVGGLAGIALALIVGGVLILSEVAVAFSLIAVLGAFGCALVTGVVFGFMPARKAARLDPVTALTSE